From the Leptolyngbya sp. O-77 genome, one window contains:
- a CDS encoding FtsX-like permease family protein, translating into MASVARKNLFEDIPRFLVAQAGIMFAVSLVTIQTGILNGFSRSTSTLVDGSSADIWVGAQEMVNLQLTLPIPAGMVQQAQEVEGVALAEAMITRTTTWRSPSGDISTVQIIGFDPASHLFNYGNLSEGRVEDLQQPYTVIPDQANRASIHVSQVGDRANIGSLPTRLVGFTRGTQSIASSTYVFTSLKNANAYLNSAYTSTTSCRLQDGQLICSNLFERTINPDAVPEPRALSPTDVITYVLVKAEPGTDLEALKRRLEQALPNTKAYTKAEMSDLTQRYWVQRTGIGFVLGLGATVGVIVGMVIVGQILYSSVADHIREFGTLKAMGASDWVIYRIIIEQALWMAILGYIPSVALCLGLGAWTFATQGITILITPVTAIGILGITVGMCVTSALFAIQKVTHVDPAIVFKA; encoded by the coding sequence ATGGCTTCAGTTGCTCGCAAAAATCTGTTTGAGGATATTCCCCGGTTTCTCGTAGCCCAGGCCGGGATTATGTTTGCTGTTAGTCTGGTAACGATTCAGACAGGCATTTTGAACGGATTTAGCCGCTCGACCAGCACCTTAGTTGACGGCTCTAGCGCAGATATCTGGGTTGGGGCCCAGGAAATGGTGAATCTACAGCTTACGCTCCCAATTCCGGCGGGAATGGTGCAGCAGGCACAAGAGGTAGAAGGGGTCGCCTTGGCTGAGGCGATGATTACGCGAACCACAACGTGGCGGAGTCCCAGCGGCGACATTTCCACTGTGCAAATTATTGGGTTCGACCCGGCTAGCCATCTATTTAACTATGGCAACCTGTCAGAGGGTAGGGTAGAGGATTTGCAGCAGCCCTATACCGTGATCCCGGATCAAGCAAACCGAGCGTCGATCCACGTCAGCCAGGTGGGCGATCGCGCCAATATTGGCTCGTTGCCAACACGATTGGTTGGCTTTACACGAGGCACGCAATCGATTGCATCCAGCACCTACGTTTTTACTTCCCTCAAAAACGCAAATGCCTACCTGAATTCTGCCTATACGTCTACCACAAGCTGCCGTTTACAGGACGGTCAACTAATTTGTAGCAACCTGTTTGAGCGGACAATTAATCCCGATGCGGTGCCAGAACCCCGCGCCCTCTCTCCCACAGATGTCATTACCTACGTCTTAGTCAAAGCGGAACCCGGAACCGATCTAGAAGCGCTGAAGCGCCGATTAGAACAAGCCTTGCCCAATACCAAGGCTTATACCAAAGCAGAAATGTCTGATTTGACACAGAGGTATTGGGTGCAGCGCACGGGGATCGGCTTTGTATTAGGCTTAGGCGCTACTGTGGGTGTCATTGTGGGAATGGTAATTGTAGGACAAATTTTATACTCATCGGTCGCCGATCATATTCGAGAATTTGGCACGTTAAAAGCGATGGGCGCATCCGACTGGGTAATCTATCGCATCATCATTGAGCAAGCGCTATGGATGGCGATTCTGGGCTACATTCCCAGCGTGGCACTGTGTTTAGGGTTAGGAGCCTGGACTTTTGCAACGCAGGGCATCACGATTCTGATTACACCAGTGACCGCCATTGGCATTTTGGGCATTACGGTTGGAATGTGCGTCACTTCAGCATTGTTTGCAATTCAGAAAGTGACCCATGTTGACCCGGCCATTGTGTTCAAGGCTTAG
- the coaE gene encoding dephospho-CoA kinase (Dephospho-CoA kinase (CoaE) performs the final step in coenzyme A biosynthesis.) encodes MGKEFLNKQGDSMSDRSYSSTRSAPPRTIGLTGGVGMGKTTISNYLAAVQQLPVLDADVYAREAVEPGRSVLYEIVERYGPSILMPNGRLDRARLGEIIFNSPPERLWIEQRIHPYVRDRITAELQELARRREAIAVVVVPLLFEARMTDLVNEIWVVNCSREQQIERLMQRNVEGSGNGRLSLEQIHARIDSQMPISQKISHANVIIQNTSTLDDLFKQIDWALQHTSESSAS; translated from the coding sequence ATGGGCAAAGAGTTCCTAAACAAGCAGGGTGACTCTATGAGCGATCGCAGCTATAGTTCTACCCGGAGTGCGCCACCCCGCACAATTGGACTCACTGGCGGCGTTGGGATGGGAAAAACCACAATTTCAAACTATTTGGCAGCAGTCCAACAGCTTCCCGTACTAGATGCCGATGTATATGCACGAGAAGCAGTTGAACCTGGGCGTTCTGTCCTTTATGAAATTGTGGAACGCTACGGGCCAAGTATTCTCATGCCCAATGGACGACTCGATCGCGCCCGACTTGGAGAGATCATTTTTAATAGCCCACCAGAGCGCCTCTGGATCGAGCAGCGCATCCATCCTTACGTGCGCGATCGTATCACCGCAGAGCTACAGGAATTGGCACGGCGGCGAGAGGCGATCGCAGTCGTCGTCGTGCCACTCCTATTCGAAGCCCGCATGACAGATCTAGTCAACGAAATCTGGGTCGTCAACTGCTCTCGCGAACAACAAATTGAACGTCTTATGCAGCGAAACGTAGAAGGCTCCGGCAACGGTCGCCTCAGCCTAGAACAAATCCACGCTCGCATCGACAGCCAAATGCCAATCAGTCAGAAAATTAGCCACGCTAACGTCATCATTCAAAACACCTCAACCCTAGACGATCTGTTCAAACAGATCGACTGGGCACTTCAACACACATCAGAATCGTCAGCATCTTGA
- a CDS encoding single-stranded DNA-binding protein, whose amino-acid sequence MASAGLNKWIVSGNLGADAQMKTVDLRNGEKAQVAEATLYVRSPRNRDESFTVSLSIWEKSAAWRKLPYLKKGSLIICTGNLEPNPYISSNGNVPKAGLSMTVLDIDLDIVRDGSDSDASESLSAV is encoded by the coding sequence ATGGCAAGTGCTGGTTTGAACAAATGGATCGTGAGTGGTAATTTGGGCGCTGATGCTCAGATGAAAACGGTTGATTTGCGGAATGGAGAGAAGGCTCAGGTTGCTGAGGCAACGCTTTACGTTCGTAGCCCTCGAAATCGCGATGAGTCTTTTACGGTGTCGTTAAGTATTTGGGAGAAGTCTGCGGCCTGGCGCAAGCTCCCGTATTTGAAGAAGGGATCTTTAATTATTTGCACGGGAAATTTGGAACCTAATCCTTACATTTCAAGCAACGGTAATGTTCCGAAGGCTGGGCTGTCGATGACAGTGCTGGATATTGATTTGGATATTGTGCGTGATGGGAGTGATAGTGATGCATCAGAATCACTATCTGCTGTCTAG
- the gloB gene encoding hydroxyacylglutathione hydrolase — MQIHRLPALSDNYIFVLYFPDTHQAAVVDPAEAEPVLNCLLSLDAQLVAILNTHHHRDHVGGNLALLQRFPDAVVYGGAEDRERIPGQQEFLKEGDRIVLGDRPANILFVPGHTRAHIAYYFPPASSEQPGDLFCGDTLFAGGCGRLFEGTPTQMVHSLSKLRALPDNTNIWCAHEYTLKNLQFALSVDPENQALELRYQETLRQRQLQQPTVPSLLAVEKQTNPFLRWDTPALQAAMNTSDPVQSFARLRGKKDMW; from the coding sequence ATGCAAATCCATCGTCTTCCGGCCCTGTCGGACAATTACATCTTTGTGTTGTATTTCCCTGATACGCATCAAGCGGCCGTTGTCGATCCTGCGGAAGCAGAGCCAGTCTTGAACTGTTTGCTCAGCCTGGATGCTCAGCTTGTGGCAATTTTGAATACGCATCACCACCGAGATCATGTCGGGGGCAACCTGGCACTGTTGCAGCGGTTTCCCGATGCAGTGGTCTACGGTGGCGCAGAAGATCGGGAACGGATTCCAGGACAGCAGGAATTTTTGAAGGAGGGCGATCGCATTGTGTTGGGCGATCGCCCAGCCAACATCCTCTTTGTCCCCGGCCACACCCGCGCCCATATTGCCTACTACTTTCCACCCGCTAGCTCAGAGCAGCCAGGCGACCTGTTCTGCGGAGATACCCTGTTCGCAGGCGGCTGCGGACGCTTATTTGAAGGCACCCCCACTCAAATGGTTCACTCGCTGTCCAAACTGCGTGCCTTGCCAGACAACACAAACATCTGGTGCGCTCATGAATACACGCTGAAGAATCTTCAGTTTGCGCTCTCGGTCGATCCCGAAAATCAGGCTCTAGAACTGCGCTACCAGGAAACACTCCGCCAGCGACAGCTTCAACAGCCCACAGTGCCATCACTCTTAGCAGTCGAAAAACAAACCAACCCCTTTCTGCGATGGGATACACCCGCACTCCAGGCAGCCATGAACACATCAGACCCCGTGCAAAGCTTTGCTCGCTTACGGGGAAAGAAGGATATGTGGTAG